In Populus trichocarpa isolate Nisqually-1 chromosome 12, P.trichocarpa_v4.1, whole genome shotgun sequence, a genomic segment contains:
- the LOC7484703 gene encoding oleosin G — MADRAPTQRATRPTTTPTTHNGSTFLRKLQVHIGSNSSQLVGLLTLIISGSILLLLTVITVTGSVLGLTLLTPLIIISSPIWIPIGIVLFFVVAGFLSFCGFGLAVVAGLSWVYKYFRGLNPPGSDQVDYARNRIYDTASHVKDYAREYGGYLQSKVKDAAPGA, encoded by the coding sequence ATGGCTGACCGTGCCCCTACCCAGAGAGCTACAAGACCCACCACCACTCCCACCACCCACAATGGCTCTACATTTCTACGTAAACTCCAAGTCCATATCGGATCAAACTCAAGCCAACTTGTTGGTTTGTTGACTCTTATCATCTCCGGCTCCATTCTCCTTCTCCTTACAGTGATCACTGTCACAGGATCAGTACTCGGGTTGACCCTTTTAACTCCTTTGATCATCATTTCAAGCCCCATATGGATCCCTATAGGCATAGTcctcttctttgttgttgctgggTTCTTATCTTTTTGCGGGTTCGGATTGGCCGTCGTGGCTGGATTGTCATGGGTGTATAAGTATTTTAGAGGGTTGAATCCACCTGGGTCGGACCAGGTCGATTATGCTCGTAACAGAATCTACGATACAGCGAGCCATGTGAAGGACTACGCCAGGGAGTATGGTGGGTACTTGCAGAGCAAGGTGAAGGATGCGGCTCCTGGTGCCTGA